One genomic region from Chthonomonas calidirosea T49 encodes:
- a CDS encoding tyrosinase family protein, translated as MVRAPGSPADLVTTAANVPSILQNTTFNDFTFQLEGVHNFVHVWVGGSMSSIPTAPADPIFWMHHANIDRLWWLWHVSAQGQGKNPNLSGLAAQMDPWNIAEPQTRDIGALGYTYQ; from the coding sequence GTGGTGCGTGCGCCAGGCTCCCCTGCCGATCTTGTGACCACAGCTGCCAATGTGCCCAGCATCCTCCAAAACACAACATTTAATGACTTTACCTTCCAGCTTGAAGGCGTGCATAACTTCGTACATGTATGGGTAGGTGGAAGTATGTCGAGTATTCCGACGGCCCCTGCCGACCCCATCTTCTGGATGCACCATGCCAACATTGACAGGCTCTGGTGGCTGTGGCACGTCAGTGCTCAGGGACAAGGCAAGAATCCGAATCTGTCGGGCCTAGCAGCCCAGATGGACCCCTGGAATATAGCGGAGCCACAAACCCGCGACATCGGTGCTCTTGGCTACACCTACCAGTAG
- a CDS encoding sigma-70 family RNA polymerase sigma factor, which produces MPLEMAEMYELGVLERNLDEMEETTEALSPSDIEDSTVEEIEISEPGFAPGEETIADASELEESAQAWLRRAGKMALLTHEQEIELARQIETARQTGDKELERRAKERLVLANLRLVASVARRYLGHGMPIEDLMQEGAIGLMRAVDRFNYRRGYRFSTYAIWWIRRSITRAIADQSRLIRLPVHVTDTLGRINKTRLALRQRLGRAPSRAELAKELGMSEEKLTELLRSSVEPLSLEMPVGEEGENRLADLIPAGDAHNPATEAAHMAVRDALMEVLAELTPRERDVIILRFGLDGAEPRTLEEVGNALGLTRERVRQIESSALAKLRQQRNNPRLREVIGLKPTPE; this is translated from the coding sequence ATGCCCCTGGAGATGGCAGAGATGTATGAATTAGGCGTTCTGGAGCGCAATTTGGATGAGATGGAGGAGACAACCGAGGCGTTGTCCCCTTCTGACATAGAGGATTCTACGGTAGAAGAGATAGAGATTTCGGAGCCGGGCTTTGCACCTGGTGAGGAGACGATAGCCGATGCCAGCGAATTGGAAGAGAGTGCACAAGCCTGGCTACGACGCGCCGGGAAGATGGCTTTGCTCACTCACGAGCAGGAGATCGAGCTTGCCCGCCAGATCGAGACGGCACGTCAGACTGGAGATAAGGAGCTAGAGCGTCGAGCAAAAGAGCGCCTCGTGCTAGCCAATCTTCGGCTCGTGGCATCGGTAGCACGCCGCTACCTGGGGCACGGCATGCCGATAGAGGATCTTATGCAGGAGGGCGCCATCGGCCTTATGCGCGCGGTGGATCGCTTTAACTACCGGCGTGGCTACCGATTTAGCACCTACGCTATCTGGTGGATCCGTCGGTCCATCACGCGCGCCATCGCCGATCAGTCGCGACTGATTCGCCTGCCGGTGCACGTTACCGACACGCTTGGGCGCATCAATAAAACGCGTCTTGCGCTGCGTCAGCGGCTAGGGCGCGCCCCCTCACGGGCCGAGTTGGCTAAAGAACTTGGCATGTCAGAGGAGAAGCTCACCGAGTTGCTGCGTAGCTCCGTGGAGCCGCTTTCCTTAGAAATGCCGGTGGGTGAAGAGGGCGAGAACCGATTGGCTGACCTCATTCCTGCAGGTGACGCCCATAATCCGGCAACAGAAGCCGCGCACATGGCCGTGCGTGACGCTCTCATGGAGGTGCTTGCCGAGCTAACGCCTCGTGAGCGTGACGTCATCATTCTTCGCTTCGGACTGGATGGCGCAGAACCACGCACCCTAGAGGAGGTAGGAAACGCCCTTGGTTTAACCCGTGAACGCGTTCGCCAGATCGAGTCGTCTGCCCTCGCAAAGCTGCGCCAACAACGCAACAATCCGCGCCTGCGCGAGGTGATCGGCCTGAAGCCCACGCCGGAGTAG
- a CDS encoding DUF1559 domain-containing protein has protein sequence MQRKHDRDTGFTLIELLVVIAIIAVLAAILFPVFEQAREKARQTVCLSNMRQMGLAAQLYAQDYDEQLPLAATSLSPFVFLNWHDLLDPYVRNKQIWICPSSNLQQYNSYGKPVCQYGWNAYYLNLGVVVNNIYTLNNAPGVSLAAIQQPAHTVMMADAKGIIGRPPPNHVSTYLLPPSQPDADYWGRPDPRHNEGSVVTLADGHAKWFPLNGFYWAQQPADAWFALNQP, from the coding sequence ATGCAGAGGAAACACGACAGAGATACGGGCTTCACGCTTATAGAGCTGCTCGTGGTGATCGCTATTATTGCCGTACTTGCAGCCATCCTCTTCCCTGTATTCGAGCAGGCGAGAGAAAAGGCACGACAAACGGTCTGCCTTTCTAATATGCGACAGATGGGTCTTGCAGCGCAGCTGTATGCTCAGGACTACGATGAGCAGCTGCCCCTAGCTGCAACCTCTCTTTCGCCGTTCGTGTTTTTGAACTGGCACGATCTGCTTGACCCTTATGTGCGCAATAAGCAGATATGGATATGTCCATCCTCAAATCTGCAGCAGTACAACAGTTATGGCAAGCCGGTTTGCCAATATGGTTGGAATGCCTACTACTTAAACCTTGGGGTTGTTGTGAACAACATCTACACGCTTAACAACGCACCAGGAGTTTCGTTAGCGGCCATTCAGCAGCCCGCACATACTGTAATGATGGCCGATGCAAAAGGCATTATTGGCAGACCGCCGCCAAACCATGTAAGCACCTATCTGCTCCCGCCCTCGCAGCCGGATGCAGACTATTGGGGCCGACCAGACCCACGCCATAACGAAGGCTCTGTGGTTACCTTAGCCGACGGCCATGCCAAATGGTTTCCGCTTAACGGCTTCTATTGGGCACAGCAACCGGCCGATGCCTGGTTTGCCCTAAATCAGCCCTAA
- a CDS encoding trans-sulfuration enzyme family protein yields the protein MFDRDQDRPHFETLCAHFAEDPSKFHGAVIPPIFQNSLFTFPTYEERATNYQLDPTEVEEAAGGISRFYDYTRVTNPTTDIVERKIAALEGAEMARCFASGMGAISAAIFSCVRAGAHVIAPQTVYGPTRQLLQDYLKRFQVSVTFVDGADSADYESALRPETTLLYLESPSTVVMRQQDLEAVAQIAKRQGAATICDNSWASPYFQNPIHFGVDLVVHSATKYLGGHSDIVAGVVVGSRERMQRLAMEECCLLGATLDPFAAWLLLRGIRTLPVRMERHQQNAKAIALWLREHPAIAEVYYPGLPDDPQASLTAKQLRGTSGLLSVRLKRPTREAAARFVNRLRYFQIGCSWGGFESLALPMALPAERLGGTPGETLWFVRLHIGQEHLEDLQKDLDQALRED from the coding sequence ATGTTCGACAGAGACCAAGATCGGCCGCATTTCGAAACCCTTTGTGCTCATTTTGCGGAAGACCCCTCCAAGTTTCATGGTGCAGTGATCCCACCTATCTTTCAAAACTCCCTGTTCACGTTTCCTACCTATGAAGAGCGAGCGACCAACTATCAGCTCGATCCGACAGAGGTCGAAGAGGCCGCTGGGGGCATCAGCCGTTTTTACGACTACACGCGTGTGACGAACCCAACCACCGATATCGTAGAGCGCAAAATTGCGGCGCTAGAGGGAGCGGAGATGGCACGTTGCTTTGCCAGTGGGATGGGGGCCATCTCCGCCGCCATTTTCTCGTGTGTGCGGGCAGGCGCTCACGTCATCGCGCCACAAACCGTCTACGGCCCTACGCGTCAACTGCTGCAGGACTACCTAAAGCGTTTTCAGGTAAGTGTCACTTTTGTGGACGGGGCCGACTCTGCTGACTATGAGAGCGCCCTGCGACCAGAGACTACCCTGCTGTATCTCGAATCGCCCTCCACCGTGGTGATGCGCCAGCAGGATTTGGAAGCGGTTGCGCAGATCGCCAAACGTCAGGGAGCGGCCACTATTTGTGATAACTCATGGGCCTCCCCTTACTTTCAAAACCCAATTCATTTTGGGGTAGATCTCGTGGTACACTCCGCAACAAAGTATCTCGGAGGCCACAGCGACATCGTGGCGGGCGTCGTTGTCGGCTCGCGTGAAAGAATGCAGCGGCTTGCAATGGAGGAGTGCTGTCTGCTCGGTGCCACCCTCGATCCCTTTGCGGCTTGGCTGCTTCTACGCGGAATTCGCACTTTGCCTGTTCGCATGGAGCGTCATCAGCAAAACGCAAAAGCCATCGCTTTATGGCTGCGTGAACATCCGGCCATCGCAGAGGTCTACTATCCGGGCTTGCCAGACGACCCTCAAGCCTCTCTTACAGCAAAGCAGCTGCGTGGCACAAGTGGTTTGCTAAGCGTGCGGCTGAAACGCCCCACGAGAGAGGCCGCTGCACGCTTTGTGAACCGGCTACGGTATTTTCAGATTGGGTGCAGTTGGGGCGGCTTTGAGAGCCTGGCTTTGCCTATGGCGCTTCCGGCAGAAAGGTTAGGAGGTACGCCGGGCGAAACCCTTTGGTTTGTGCGACTGCATATAGGACAAGAGCATTTGGAAGACCTACAAAAGGATTTGGATCAGGCTTTACGGGAGGACTGA
- a CDS encoding tyrosinase family protein, protein MCARTTNLERQMADRQTEHLFDLIDVNPTFTHHLLMQGGQIGKVLKLPPWLVAILTQQPYARKDQLNLTDHEKERFLCAYSILNANGTLGNLVAIHAQMHQQHGTIRFLPWHRVFLLQLEMALRAIHPDVAIPYWDWTNP, encoded by the coding sequence ATGTGCGCTAGAACAACGAACTTAGAGAGACAGATGGCCGATCGGCAGACCGAACATCTCTTCGATCTCATTGATGTGAACCCCACCTTCACACACCACCTTCTCATGCAGGGAGGGCAAATCGGAAAGGTTTTAAAGTTGCCGCCGTGGCTTGTCGCCATTCTCACGCAGCAACCCTATGCGCGCAAGGATCAGCTAAACCTTACCGACCACGAAAAGGAGCGTTTCTTGTGTGCCTATTCAATACTCAATGCAAATGGCACCTTGGGTAACCTTGTTGCTATCCACGCCCAAATGCATCAGCAGCATGGAACTATCCGTTTCTTACCGTGGCACAGGGTTTTTCTTCTCCAACTTGAAATGGCGCTTCGAGCCATCCACCCCGACGTGGCCATTCCCTACTGGGACTGGACAAACCCTTAA